The Camelus ferus isolate YT-003-E chromosome 4, BCGSAC_Cfer_1.0, whole genome shotgun sequence genome has a segment encoding these proteins:
- the LOC116663367 gene encoding uncharacterized protein LOC116663367 produces MLDEHEAKSEWGGRCCAVRAAKGALSPLRGWQSPSGISARSRVAACRPDPATRPAPPGRSGVWRNQPDWPNSPQLLGAACGLRLPAVGAASRGGLRAPLRPKPSRSSPSGRMEVGGDMRELALLRSAFVACDANSSGRLEREELSRLCAELRVLRADAEPVFQRLHADHEGAITSPSRSSRAASAGPAAGDGSGARVRRGPGCIRRPGTARRTRATRTRRRRRRRLWPPPGTWRAPAELDSTSSPGATWVRGQVHPQVRVRFGGREVVDVFPVLSGALPCLPLTLRDLRALSCFSPFIDSL; encoded by the exons ATGTTGGACGAACATGAAGCAAAATCAGAATGGG GCGGCCGCTGCTGCGCGGTGCGCGCGGCCAAGGGCGCGCTGTCACCGCTTCGGGGCTGGCAGAGTCCGTCCGGGATCAGCGCGAGGAGCCGCGTCGCAGCGTGCCGTCCCGACCCAGCCACACGCCCCGCACCACCTGGACGTTCGGGTGTGTGGCGGAACCAGCCAGATTGGCCGAACTCGCCGCAGCTCCTTGGGGCAGCATGTGGCCTCAGACTCCCCGCTGTCGGTGCGGCCAGCCGAGGTGGACTGCGCGCCCCGTTGCGCCCGAAGCCCTCTCGGTCATCCCCGTCAGGCAGGATGGAGGTGGGCGGGGACATGAGGGAACTGGCTCTGCTGCGCTCCGCCTTCGTCGCCTGCGACGCAAACAGCTCGGGGCGCTTGGAGCGCGAGGAGTTGAGCAGGCTGTGCGCAGAGCTGCGCGTGCTGCGGGCGGACGCCGAGCCCGTGTTCCAGCGGCTGCACGCCGACCACGAAGGCGCCATCACATCACCTTCCCGGAGTTCGCGCGCGGCTTCCGCGGGGCCCGCCGCGGGGGACGGCTCTGGGGCCAGAGTCCGCCGCGGCCCAGGCTGTATCCGACGCCCGGGGACAGCGAGGAGGACGAGGGCGACCAggacgcggcggcggcggcggcggcggctgtggCCGCCCCCTGGGACCTGGCGTGCCCCAGCTGAGCTTGACAGTACTTCCAGTCCAGGCGCGACTTGGGTTCGAGGCCAAGTTCATCCCCAGGTGCGTGTGAGGTTTGGAGGGCGGGAGGTAGTGGATGTGTTTCCTGTCCTCTCTGGGGCACTGCCGTGTCTTCCTCTTACACTGCGGGACTTGCGCGCTCTGAGTTGCTTTTCTCCATTCATCGACTCACTTTAA